One Burkholderia vietnamiensis LMG 10929 genomic window carries:
- a CDS encoding carboxymuconolactone decarboxylase family protein, with amino-acid sequence MSHTHFDSPREAARAFTPTLSAFIDDTLYPRIWSDPTLSPRDRSLVTVAALIAGGHLDELPAHLRRALTNGVTREELSAAITHLAFYAGFPAAISASATAQATLGAHPQPDDLAGNASTTQEGLK; translated from the coding sequence ATGTCTCATACGCATTTCGATAGTCCGCGCGAAGCCGCGCGTGCGTTCACGCCGACGCTCTCGGCATTCATCGACGACACGCTCTATCCGCGGATCTGGAGCGATCCGACGCTCTCGCCGCGCGACCGCAGCCTCGTGACTGTTGCCGCGCTGATCGCGGGAGGCCATCTCGACGAGTTGCCGGCGCACCTGCGCCGCGCGTTGACGAACGGCGTAACCCGTGAAGAGTTGTCAGCGGCAATCACTCACCTCGCGTTCTATGCCGGGTTTCCCGCCGCAATCTCCGCATCCGCCACGGCGCAGGCAACGCTCGGCGCCCATCCTCAGCCCGACGATCTCGCCGGCAATGCATCTACGACGCAGGAAGGTTTGAAATGA
- the aroA gene encoding 3-phosphoshikimate 1-carboxyvinyltransferase encodes MTEQSSLLHVEPIHSLKGYAVTPSSKPETQRAILAATLADGTSIVHNDLRCVETSAMKQACRALGARIDEHAGYLEIRGVGRALHLGQRVVDAIGSGLVFRTFTALTSFADSPAIITGDTILRTRVMKPLFDALEELGARIECIGEAGKAPVVNWGGGLRGGRCTVPGNVSSQFITAILFAAPLADKPVEIAIEGELLSISYIRQTIATLRHSGIQVDVTDDFSLIRVQPGNYQAADYRIGGDYTSSSYLIGAAALFPGTFVLGNLGSESLQGERAIIDVVQALGLSVHFDDTRNELTLVNSHSQLTGDYEFDASDFPNIVPTLAAIGAYVKGTFRVVGGSITRLHKSPRIKAMVSELGKMGVDIKGLFRDGVYDGFEIRGTGEPYPGGVDLSSWGDHRIFMSLFIASLRARQPNRLEGYRDVNCSFPDFFTQFEHLGAAYREVGTGASHDDERSLLQAV; translated from the coding sequence ATGACCGAACAGTCCAGCCTGCTCCATGTCGAACCCATCCACTCGCTCAAGGGTTACGCCGTCACCCCTTCGTCCAAGCCCGAGACCCAGCGCGCGATACTCGCCGCGACTCTCGCCGACGGCACGTCGATCGTCCACAACGATCTGCGCTGTGTCGAGACCAGCGCGATGAAGCAAGCATGCCGCGCACTCGGCGCGCGCATCGACGAACACGCCGGATACCTCGAGATCCGCGGTGTCGGCCGCGCGCTGCATCTGGGCCAGCGCGTCGTCGACGCGATCGGCTCGGGGCTCGTGTTTCGCACGTTCACCGCGTTGACGAGTTTCGCCGACTCGCCTGCCATCATTACCGGCGACACCATTCTGCGCACGCGGGTGATGAAGCCGTTGTTCGACGCACTCGAGGAACTCGGCGCGCGTATCGAATGCATCGGCGAGGCCGGCAAGGCGCCGGTCGTCAACTGGGGAGGCGGGTTGCGCGGCGGACGCTGCACGGTCCCTGGCAACGTAAGTTCGCAGTTCATCACCGCAATCCTGTTCGCCGCGCCGCTCGCCGACAAGCCGGTCGAAATCGCGATCGAAGGCGAATTGCTGTCGATTTCCTACATCCGCCAGACGATCGCGACGTTGCGCCATTCGGGAATCCAGGTTGACGTTACCGACGACTTCTCGCTGATCCGCGTCCAGCCGGGCAACTATCAAGCCGCGGACTACCGGATCGGCGGGGACTACACATCGTCGTCGTACCTGATCGGCGCCGCCGCGCTGTTCCCCGGCACCTTCGTGCTGGGCAACCTCGGCAGCGAGAGCCTGCAGGGCGAGCGCGCAATCATCGATGTCGTACAGGCGCTCGGCCTCTCCGTCCATTTCGACGACACGCGCAATGAGCTGACGCTCGTCAATTCCCACTCCCAGCTCACCGGCGACTACGAATTCGACGCCAGCGATTTCCCGAACATCGTACCGACGCTCGCCGCGATCGGCGCCTACGTGAAAGGAACGTTCCGCGTGGTCGGCGGCTCGATCACGCGGCTGCACAAGTCGCCTCGCATCAAGGCGATGGTTAGCGAGCTGGGCAAGATGGGCGTCGACATCAAGGGCCTCTTCAGGGACGGCGTCTACGACGGCTTCGAGATCCGCGGCACCGGCGAGCCTTATCCGGGCGGCGTCGACCTGTCGAGCTGGGGCGACCACCGGATCTTCATGTCGCTGTTCATCGCATCGCTGCGTGCGCGCCAGCCGAACCGGCTCGAGGGTTACCGCGACGTGAACTGCTCGTTCCCCGACTTCTTCACGCAGTTCGAGCATCTCGGCGCCGCCTATCGCGAAGTCGGGACCGGCGCGTCGCACGACGACGAGCGTTCGCTACTGCAGGCGGTCTGA
- a CDS encoding NAD-dependent succinate-semialdehyde dehydrogenase: MDITYDALHVFIDGEWIGASERETAPVINPATQIQIGRVPLATAADLDRALQAAVPAFDVWRNTVPAERARILKRAAELMRERAEHIATVMTLEEGKPLAESRDEVLRAADYFEWFAEEARRIDGRVVPSNRPGVQQLVKKQAIGPVAAFTPWNFPAITPARKLSAALAAGCSVIIKPGEESPATALALARALDDAGLPKGVLQVVFGVPDQVSTQLIASPVIRKVTFTGSVPIGRLLSARAAEGVKPITLELGGHGPVLVFNDADVEKAAVEGAANRFRGTGQVCISSTRFLIQREVYDEFVGHFVRATSALKVGNGMDAGTQVGPLANPRQLAKMEELIADAVERGATILAGGKRIEGEGYFFEPTVLADVPKDARVMHEEPFGPIAVLMRFDALADGLAEANRLPYGLSAYAFTSSARTAIDAADGLEAGMIGINQYRIVSTELPFGGMKESGHGSEGGTEGIEYYLTHKFISQA, translated from the coding sequence ATGGACATCACATACGACGCGCTTCATGTCTTCATCGATGGCGAATGGATCGGCGCGAGCGAACGCGAAACGGCGCCCGTGATCAATCCCGCCACGCAAATCCAGATCGGGCGCGTTCCACTGGCGACGGCAGCGGACCTCGATCGCGCCCTCCAGGCTGCGGTACCGGCGTTCGATGTCTGGCGCAACACCGTGCCGGCCGAACGTGCGCGCATTCTGAAGCGCGCGGCGGAACTAATGCGCGAGCGCGCCGAGCACATTGCTACCGTGATGACGCTGGAGGAAGGGAAACCGCTGGCAGAAAGCCGCGACGAAGTCCTGCGCGCCGCCGACTATTTCGAATGGTTCGCCGAAGAGGCGCGTCGCATCGACGGCCGCGTGGTGCCATCCAACCGTCCGGGCGTGCAACAGCTCGTGAAGAAACAGGCGATCGGGCCCGTCGCCGCATTCACGCCGTGGAATTTTCCGGCGATCACCCCGGCGCGCAAGCTCTCCGCCGCACTCGCCGCCGGATGCAGTGTCATCATCAAACCCGGCGAGGAAAGCCCCGCAACGGCGCTCGCGTTGGCACGCGCACTGGACGACGCCGGCTTGCCGAAGGGCGTGCTTCAAGTCGTGTTCGGCGTGCCCGACCAGGTGTCTACGCAACTGATCGCTTCCCCGGTAATCCGGAAGGTCACGTTCACGGGCTCGGTGCCGATCGGCCGTCTGTTGTCGGCGCGCGCAGCCGAAGGCGTCAAACCCATCACGCTTGAGCTGGGCGGCCACGGGCCCGTCCTCGTATTCAACGATGCCGACGTCGAAAAGGCTGCGGTCGAAGGCGCGGCGAATCGCTTTCGCGGCACCGGCCAGGTCTGCATCTCGTCGACGCGCTTCCTGATCCAACGCGAAGTCTACGACGAGTTCGTCGGTCACTTCGTACGTGCGACGAGCGCGCTCAAGGTCGGGAACGGCATGGATGCCGGCACGCAGGTCGGGCCGCTGGCGAACCCGCGCCAGCTTGCCAAGATGGAGGAACTCATCGCCGACGCGGTGGAGCGTGGCGCAACGATTCTGGCCGGCGGAAAGCGCATCGAAGGCGAGGGATATTTCTTCGAGCCAACGGTCCTCGCAGACGTACCGAAGGACGCGCGTGTGATGCACGAAGAACCGTTCGGCCCGATCGCGGTGCTGATGCGCTTCGATGCCCTTGCCGACGGCCTCGCCGAAGCGAACCGGTTGCCGTACGGGCTCTCTGCCTATGCGTTCACAAGCAGTGCGCGTACGGCCATCGATGCAGCGGACGGCCTCGAAGCCGGCATGATCGGCATCAACCAGTACCGCATCGTTTCGACCGAACTGCCGTTTGGCGGCATGAAGGAAAGCGGCCACGGCTCGGAAGGCGGCACCGAGGGCATCGAGTACTACCTCACGCACAAGTTCATCAGCCAGGCTTGA
- the hisC gene encoding histidinol-phosphate transaminase, with the protein MDWNAFLVPALRGLAPYRPGITEEKLRAERGLHEIHKFSSNESPFPPPPGVLAAMQRALEQSNRYPDSGALLDKLARHQRVPADMLALGNGSIDVIASLVQAFVPADRNVVLSEYGYCAYPPFVTTQSAALRIAASGPDFGHDVDRLLEQVDSNTRMLIVDSPTNLSGRSLTAAQLEHLIAQLPSNVLLVLDEAYAEFADDDAPRDTGQLPLSHPNVVVTRTFSKAYGLAGLRIGYAIAAAGLIDALSRIRPPFPVSRVALAGATAALDDEAHLARVVETTARGRARLAADLRTLGATVVDSSANFVLADFGPHAAHIYDALLSHGFITRQMSAYRLPTHLRIAIGTPDEIDRLVDLVRRLVGARTGSDANGVLA; encoded by the coding sequence ATGGACTGGAACGCCTTTTTGGTTCCGGCGCTGCGCGGGCTTGCTCCGTACCGGCCGGGCATCACCGAGGAAAAACTGCGAGCAGAGCGAGGCTTGCACGAGATCCACAAGTTCTCGAGCAACGAGTCGCCGTTCCCGCCGCCGCCCGGAGTGCTCGCCGCGATGCAACGCGCGCTCGAGCAATCGAACCGCTATCCGGACAGCGGCGCGCTGCTCGACAAGCTTGCCCGGCACCAGCGGGTTCCGGCCGACATGCTGGCGCTCGGAAACGGCTCGATCGACGTCATCGCATCGCTGGTCCAGGCGTTCGTTCCGGCCGACCGCAACGTCGTGCTGTCCGAGTACGGCTACTGTGCGTATCCGCCGTTCGTCACCACCCAGAGCGCTGCGCTGCGCATCGCGGCAAGCGGGCCGGATTTCGGTCACGACGTCGATCGACTACTCGAACAGGTCGACTCGAACACGCGCATGCTGATCGTTGACAGTCCGACCAACCTATCCGGCCGCTCGCTCACGGCCGCGCAACTTGAGCATCTGATCGCACAGCTCCCGTCCAACGTGCTGCTCGTGCTCGACGAGGCCTACGCGGAATTCGCGGACGACGACGCGCCGCGCGATACCGGGCAGTTGCCGCTATCGCATCCGAACGTCGTCGTCACGCGCACATTCTCGAAAGCATACGGTCTCGCGGGGTTGCGCATCGGATACGCAATCGCCGCTGCGGGCCTGATCGACGCACTGTCGCGGATCCGACCGCCCTTTCCGGTCAGCCGCGTCGCGTTGGCGGGCGCCACGGCGGCGCTCGACGACGAAGCGCATCTGGCCCGTGTGGTCGAGACGACCGCGCGAGGCCGGGCACGTCTCGCTGCTGACCTGCGCACGCTCGGCGCGACGGTCGTCGACAGTTCCGCCAATTTCGTGCTCGCCGACTTCGGTCCGCACGCGGCGCATATCTACGATGCGCTGCTGTCGCACGGCTTCATCACGCGGCAGATGTCTGCCTATCGACTGCCGACGCATCTGCGCATCGCGATCGGCACGCCGGACGAGATCGACCGGCTGGTCGATCTCGTGCGTCGACTCGTCGGGGCACGGACCGGATCGGACGCCAATGGAGTACTCGCATGA
- a CDS encoding DUF1611 domain-containing protein has product MFIEENGATLMLNLRNKRVVVFAEGCFGPVTSKVATSYLRYRHSECVAVVDSRCAGKDVGEVLGYGHGIPVLDSLESALQFDPDIFLIGVGLFSNALPDAWRAQIALALARGLDVVSGLHFRIATDPDFAALASESGARIWDTKEPPDTLATSEGKLDALDRFIVHTVGTDCRVGKKTTAIEIAEAARRRGINAGFVATGQSGIYISGAGVAIDAVPSDFVAGVTESLVLESARHHDWIVVEGQGSISHPAYSGVTLGLLHGAMPQALVLCHEAGLAHHKGWAHAPLRPLPELVTLYEQLGSFLRPAKVVGVSVHTGALPAEQAARAIEEIEWETGLPAVDVIRSGADRLVDALSVHDRTLQRLAA; this is encoded by the coding sequence ATGTTCATCGAAGAAAATGGAGCCACGCTGATGTTGAACCTGAGAAACAAACGCGTCGTCGTCTTCGCCGAGGGCTGCTTCGGCCCTGTGACAAGCAAGGTGGCGACCTCTTACCTGCGCTATCGCCACAGCGAATGCGTCGCCGTCGTCGACAGCCGTTGTGCCGGAAAGGACGTGGGCGAGGTACTCGGATACGGCCACGGCATCCCGGTGCTCGACTCGCTGGAATCGGCATTGCAGTTCGATCCGGACATTTTCCTGATCGGTGTGGGCCTGTTCTCCAACGCATTGCCCGATGCATGGCGCGCGCAGATAGCGCTCGCACTCGCCCGCGGGCTCGACGTCGTCAGCGGTCTGCATTTCCGAATTGCGACCGATCCTGATTTCGCCGCACTTGCGTCGGAATCCGGCGCACGGATCTGGGATACGAAAGAGCCGCCCGATACGCTCGCGACCAGTGAAGGCAAGCTCGACGCGCTCGATCGCTTCATCGTCCATACCGTCGGCACCGATTGCCGGGTTGGCAAGAAAACCACCGCCATCGAGATCGCGGAAGCTGCACGACGACGAGGCATCAACGCAGGTTTCGTCGCTACCGGCCAGAGCGGTATCTATATTAGCGGCGCCGGTGTCGCGATCGATGCCGTCCCGTCCGACTTCGTCGCGGGTGTCACCGAATCGCTCGTACTCGAATCGGCGCGTCACCACGACTGGATCGTCGTCGAGGGACAGGGATCGATTTCCCATCCCGCCTACAGCGGCGTCACGCTGGGCCTGCTTCACGGTGCCATGCCGCAGGCCCTCGTGCTGTGCCACGAGGCGGGCCTTGCACATCACAAGGGCTGGGCGCATGCGCCGCTGCGTCCGCTACCCGAACTCGTCACGCTGTATGAACAGCTTGGCTCGTTTCTGCGACCGGCGAAGGTGGTCGGCGTCAGCGTCCATACAGGTGCGCTTCCAGCCGAGCAAGCCGCGCGCGCCATCGAGGAGATCGAATGGGAAACGGGCCTGCCTGCCGTCGACGTCATCCGCTCGGGTGCTGACCGACTCGTGGACGCACTGAGCGTCCACGACCGGACCCTTCAACGCCTGGCGGCCTGA
- a CDS encoding phytanoyl-CoA dioxygenase family protein, whose protein sequence is MRRIWSPTQKHPAFKDMATAPRLLDCIEGLIGKNVLFHYSKLNMKGPKVGSVVEWHQDFSYYPHTNADLVTALIFLDDASEANGCLRVVPGSHRRGLLSHEVDGFFRGKVHDVDEARAVSIEVPAGSVLFLHCLTLHASARNVSQLPRRTFLPAYRAADAFPIYFGPHAAHNEPGVELLRGQRSKVARVDQGTHLLPLAEREFGSLYEVQEGSHLRKALTTMKTSGYAVTAASGR, encoded by the coding sequence GTGCGCCGGATCTGGTCGCCGACGCAAAAGCATCCCGCATTCAAGGACATGGCGACTGCCCCGCGCCTGCTCGACTGCATCGAAGGGCTGATTGGCAAGAACGTGCTGTTCCACTACAGCAAGCTCAACATGAAGGGACCGAAAGTCGGCAGTGTCGTCGAATGGCACCAGGACTTCTCCTACTATCCGCACACCAACGCCGATCTCGTCACCGCGCTGATCTTTCTCGACGATGCAAGCGAAGCGAACGGCTGCCTGCGCGTCGTACCCGGGTCGCACCGGCGCGGCCTGCTGTCACACGAGGTCGATGGATTCTTCCGCGGCAAGGTCCACGACGTCGATGAAGCTCGGGCGGTCAGCATCGAGGTGCCTGCCGGCAGCGTCCTGTTCCTGCACTGCCTGACGCTCCATGCATCGGCGCGCAACGTATCGCAGCTGCCGCGCCGCACGTTCCTGCCCGCCTATCGGGCGGCCGATGCATTCCCGATTTACTTCGGACCGCACGCCGCACACAACGAACCGGGTGTCGAACTGTTGCGTGGACAACGTTCGAAAGTCGCGCGGGTCGACCAGGGCACGCATCTGCTGCCGCTCGCCGAACGCGAATTCGGGTCCCTGTACGAGGTGCAGGAAGGTTCTCACCTGCGCAAGGCACTGACGACCATGAAAACGTCCGGCTACGCAGTGACGGCAGCCTCGGGACGCTGA
- a CDS encoding ATP-grasp domain-containing protein, which translates to MNILIINNLAQFPGTGRWDFDLVRYDEFVDHRQHRVSYLVNRRGRSAVTASADSYRLYELDRLDDIAAYRTVIAEIVGASGPIDRLIVFSESLQDLAAQLRAEFDIPGKKPDENRLGRDKLLMKQKVQEAGLRTPRYRSVTSTEVSSALTFAEHTGYPLILKPIDGQSSHGVQKICDAVQLRTAIANLPSGGEWDLEEFVAGTLMHVDGLVDRNGNVTLVVPSRYVNTCLDFTAGAPLGAIMLEPGTALHAYVSKFATQCVTAIGLRACPFHLELFHTTDDELVFLEVGARVGGADVPSMIHRATGINLFREWVNMSLDQPAQLYAPTGSVGAWLMFPRPTCLPQRVRSVTRFDGRLDSLYRQLVPNDGQLIEHEDGYCSLQSGRFLFDSPSGTQVARDVAHVLEAFRIETTQP; encoded by the coding sequence ATGAACATTCTCATCATCAACAATCTCGCGCAATTCCCGGGCACCGGGCGGTGGGATTTCGACCTGGTGCGCTACGACGAATTCGTCGATCACAGGCAGCATCGGGTCAGCTATCTCGTCAACCGTCGCGGCCGCTCCGCCGTGACCGCCTCTGCCGACAGCTACCGGCTCTATGAGCTCGACCGGCTGGACGACATCGCCGCCTACCGCACGGTCATCGCCGAAATCGTCGGCGCGAGCGGCCCGATCGACCGACTTATCGTCTTTTCGGAGTCGCTTCAGGATCTGGCCGCGCAATTGCGCGCCGAGTTCGATATTCCAGGCAAGAAGCCGGATGAGAACCGGCTGGGACGCGACAAGCTATTGATGAAGCAGAAGGTTCAGGAAGCCGGGCTGCGCACGCCGCGCTACCGGTCCGTGACGTCGACGGAGGTGAGCAGCGCACTCACGTTTGCCGAACATACGGGCTACCCGCTGATCCTGAAGCCGATCGACGGCCAGTCGAGCCACGGTGTGCAGAAAATCTGCGATGCGGTGCAACTGCGCACCGCGATCGCCAACCTGCCGTCCGGCGGCGAGTGGGATCTTGAGGAGTTCGTGGCCGGTACGTTGATGCACGTCGACGGACTCGTCGATCGAAACGGTAACGTAACGCTCGTCGTACCGTCTCGCTACGTCAACACCTGCCTCGATTTCACGGCCGGCGCACCGCTCGGCGCGATCATGCTGGAGCCAGGCACCGCGCTGCACGCCTACGTATCGAAGTTCGCGACTCAATGCGTGACGGCGATCGGACTGCGCGCGTGCCCGTTTCACCTGGAACTCTTCCATACCACCGACGACGAGCTGGTTTTTCTGGAGGTCGGTGCCCGCGTCGGCGGTGCCGACGTGCCGTCGATGATTCACCGCGCGACCGGCATCAACCTGTTTCGCGAGTGGGTCAACATGAGTCTCGACCAACCCGCACAGCTGTATGCACCGACCGGGTCGGTGGGGGCGTGGCTGATGTTCCCGCGGCCGACCTGCCTGCCGCAGCGCGTGCGATCCGTCACGCGGTTCGACGGACGGCTCGACAGTCTGTATCGGCAGCTGGTACCGAACGACGGACAGCTGATCGAGCACGAGGATGGCTATTGCTCGCTCCAGTCCGGCCGCTTTCTGTTCGACTCGCCCTCCGGTACGCAGGTCGCGCGCGATGTCGCGCACGTTCTGGAAGCCTTCCGCATCGAAACCACCCAACCGTGA
- a CDS encoding LLM class flavin-dependent oxidoreductase: MRVFQPLKIHWCAPRGAGNTKASERDLANELDLDGLVDFAQEAEDMQIDTLLMGIGFHLPEPLPLIGALARETRRLSFMLAYRPGLLPPTLFAQAVNTLSWMSNKRISLNIVAGISPEEQAYYGDYLAHDARYERTSEYLGVLHRFWRGETPVSHDGTHYRFDGARLGLPFKDGERPRIYLSGASALAKRITIESGDCWLRYGDTPEGIAVAARELLEAGRSVGIRMHVLARETREEAHAEVAAMMANSDEAHRQQVQAFVKTCDSEAVKKSFDLAEQASGGWLSPMLWTGAVAYRGGPALCVVGSYDEVARYLLEYKQAGVSEFILSGWPTRGEMRRFCHHVLPLIRQYEARTAGSEDKAALVI, translated from the coding sequence ATGCGGGTATTTCAACCCCTGAAGATTCATTGGTGCGCGCCGCGCGGAGCGGGCAATACTAAGGCGTCCGAGCGGGACCTCGCGAATGAACTCGATCTCGACGGTCTGGTGGACTTTGCGCAGGAAGCGGAGGACATGCAGATCGATACGCTGCTGATGGGAATCGGTTTCCATCTGCCGGAGCCGTTGCCGCTGATCGGCGCACTCGCGCGCGAGACGCGCAGACTGTCGTTCATGCTGGCCTATCGCCCGGGACTGCTGCCGCCGACGCTATTCGCGCAGGCAGTCAATACGCTGTCGTGGATGTCGAACAAACGGATCTCGCTGAACATCGTCGCCGGCATTTCTCCGGAGGAACAGGCGTACTACGGCGACTATCTGGCGCACGACGCGCGCTACGAGCGCACGTCCGAATATCTCGGTGTGCTGCATCGGTTCTGGCGCGGCGAGACGCCGGTGTCGCATGACGGCACCCACTACCGGTTCGACGGCGCGCGCCTCGGCCTGCCATTCAAGGACGGCGAGCGACCGCGAATCTATCTGAGCGGCGCGTCCGCGTTGGCCAAGCGCATCACCATCGAATCGGGGGACTGCTGGCTGCGTTACGGCGACACGCCGGAGGGCATCGCGGTCGCTGCTCGTGAGCTCCTGGAGGCCGGGCGCAGCGTCGGCATCCGCATGCACGTGCTGGCTCGCGAAACGCGGGAAGAGGCACATGCAGAAGTGGCCGCCATGATGGCGAACTCGGATGAAGCCCATCGTCAGCAGGTTCAGGCATTCGTGAAGACGTGCGATTCGGAGGCGGTGAAAAAGTCGTTCGATCTTGCCGAGCAGGCGTCCGGTGGCTGGTTGTCACCGATGCTGTGGACGGGCGCCGTCGCCTATCGCGGAGGCCCGGCCCTGTGTGTGGTGGGCAGCTACGACGAGGTCGCACGGTATCTGCTCGAATACAAGCAGGCCGGTGTCAGCGAATTCATCCTGTCCGGCTGGCCGACGCGTGGAGAGATGCGGCGATTCTGTCACCACGTGCTGCCCCTGATTCGCCAGTATGAAGCGCGGACGGCCGGGAGCGAAGACAAGGCAGCGCTCGTCATCTGA
- a CDS encoding MFS transporter → MLGLIAEQTVLFAVPLLIYQRTGSLAYSGIAYAVEWVPALIAYPFAGLFADRLGGRRLFRYANRVRMTCLTIAVAACFAMPSATIIALMVNSVFLSLLIAPVRMSVEKTVPMLADGGKLSDLQSLVQNVELLAMALGPALAAGLAQWLGKLPLLLVAAAGFALAAWCWRELPASPRGTAHGRVRHDLVLGWRLLIANRPVVLLALVNFAINLAFAIAASANAYLVTGVFRASDSVFGLMNTGAGVLGLLNLLLIPKLTRSWSIYRLGAGGFALMCTGLVCMGLAQGVWVYVIAFLGAMAGAAWYNVFNRTLRVRAIEREHLGKVIGPFYLINGLSYPLAGVLTASVGPVLGIQHILLFMAVMLSGPGAWVLWVTSRLFRKRVDAPQPADEVCEGAEPLHEAADRA, encoded by the coding sequence ATGCTTGGATTGATCGCCGAGCAGACGGTGCTGTTTGCGGTGCCGCTTCTCATTTATCAGCGGACCGGAAGCCTCGCGTATTCGGGCATTGCATATGCAGTCGAATGGGTGCCGGCGTTGATCGCTTATCCGTTCGCCGGCTTGTTCGCGGACCGACTCGGCGGCCGCCGGTTGTTCCGGTATGCAAATCGCGTCCGGATGACCTGCCTGACGATTGCCGTGGCAGCCTGCTTCGCGATGCCGTCGGCCACGATCATTGCGCTGATGGTCAACAGCGTCTTCCTGTCGCTGCTGATCGCGCCGGTGCGGATGTCGGTGGAAAAGACGGTGCCGATGCTAGCGGACGGCGGCAAGCTGTCGGATTTGCAGTCGTTGGTGCAGAACGTCGAATTGCTCGCGATGGCCCTCGGTCCAGCCCTTGCGGCGGGGCTGGCGCAATGGCTGGGTAAGCTCCCGCTCCTGCTCGTCGCGGCGGCCGGATTCGCGCTGGCCGCGTGGTGCTGGCGCGAACTTCCGGCGAGCCCGCGCGGCACCGCTCACGGTCGGGTCCGGCACGACCTGGTTCTGGGATGGCGATTGCTGATCGCGAACCGGCCGGTTGTGTTGCTTGCGTTGGTGAACTTCGCCATCAACCTCGCGTTTGCGATCGCGGCGAGCGCGAACGCATATCTCGTCACGGGCGTGTTCCGCGCATCCGACAGTGTATTCGGCTTGATGAACACTGGCGCGGGCGTGCTCGGGCTGCTGAACCTGTTGCTGATTCCGAAGCTGACCCGCAGTTGGAGCATCTATCGGCTCGGTGCAGGCGGCTTCGCGCTGATGTGCACCGGGCTCGTATGCATGGGATTGGCGCAGGGTGTCTGGGTTTATGTGATCGCGTTTCTCGGCGCGATGGCGGGGGCTGCTTGGTACAACGTGTTCAACCGGACATTGCGCGTACGTGCGATCGAGCGCGAGCACCTCGGCAAAGTGATCGGGCCGTTCTATCTGATCAACGGGCTCTCGTATCCGCTCGCGGGCGTGTTGACCGCGAGCGTGGGGCCGGTGCTAGGCATCCAGCACATCCTGTTGTTCATGGCTGTGATGCTCAGCGGTCCGGGCGCGTGGGTGCTGTGGGTGACGTCCCGATTGTTTCGCAAGCGGGTCGATGCGCCGCAGCCTGCGGACGAGGTGTGCGAGGGCGCGGAACCGCTGCACGAGGCCGCCGATCGCGCGTGA
- a CDS encoding NAD(P)H-quinone oxidoreductase, protein MKAITFKEFGDAEVLQLAEVAAPEVRPDDLLVRVHAAGVNRADLTHRRGGYGRPNFGDSTIMGLEIAGEVIETGSSVQGYKVGDRVMGVVGGGAYAERARIDWRMAMPIPATLDYVHAAAIPEVFVTAHEALLHLGRLQRGDAVLIHAAAGGVGSAAVQLAYATGATIFATAEASKLERIVQLGVDHAIDYKTQDFSEVVASRTGKRGVDVVIDFVGAPYFSRNVASLANGGRLVQVGILGGGGDVSVSLEQILYRHLQIIGTVMKSRDQSEKHAMVRRFREHWLDRFAGGAGLEPVVDSVFPLADAAAAHRRMESAVNVGKIILTMSEDS, encoded by the coding sequence ATGAAAGCCATCACATTCAAGGAATTCGGCGATGCCGAGGTGCTCCAACTGGCCGAGGTCGCGGCTCCTGAAGTTCGGCCCGACGATCTACTGGTACGCGTCCATGCCGCGGGTGTGAATCGCGCCGATCTGACCCATCGGCGTGGCGGATACGGCCGGCCGAACTTCGGCGACTCGACGATCATGGGTCTCGAAATCGCCGGCGAGGTGATCGAGACCGGATCTTCCGTGCAGGGTTACAAGGTCGGTGATCGTGTCATGGGCGTCGTGGGCGGCGGGGCCTACGCAGAACGGGCGCGCATTGACTGGAGAATGGCGATGCCCATTCCGGCAACGCTCGACTATGTGCATGCGGCCGCCATACCGGAAGTGTTCGTCACTGCGCACGAAGCGTTGTTGCATCTGGGCCGCTTGCAGCGCGGCGATGCGGTGCTGATCCACGCAGCGGCGGGCGGGGTGGGTTCCGCAGCGGTCCAGCTGGCCTATGCAACCGGCGCGACGATTTTCGCAACGGCCGAAGCCTCGAAGCTGGAACGGATCGTTCAACTGGGTGTGGACCATGCGATCGACTACAAGACGCAGGACTTTTCGGAAGTCGTCGCAAGCAGGACGGGCAAACGTGGTGTCGATGTGGTCATCGACTTCGTGGGCGCACCGTATTTTTCCCGGAACGTCGCGTCATTGGCAAACGGCGGCCGGCTGGTGCAGGTCGGGATACTCGGCGGCGGCGGTGACGTCAGCGTGAGCCTCGAACAGATCCTGTACCGTCATCTGCAAATCATCGGCACGGTGATGAAGTCGCGCGACCAGAGCGAGAAACACGCGATGGTTCGGCGGTTTCGCGAACATTGGCTGGACCGCTTTGCGGGAGGCGCGGGTCTGGAGCCGGTCGTCGACAGCGTGTTTCCGCTCGCAGACGCCGCGGCCGCCCATCGACGGATGGAGTCTGCTGTGAACGTAGGAAAGATCATCCTGACGATGAGCGAAGATAGCTGA